A stretch of Propionispora hippei DSM 15287 DNA encodes these proteins:
- the cysK gene encoding cysteine synthase A: MSRIVKNLTELIGNTPLLEFDNYRKARGYEAAVIAKLEYFNPLGSVKDRIGYAMIADAEEKGLLDKDTLIVEPTSGNTGVGLAFVAAAKGYKLVLTMPETMSIERRKLLKALGAELVLTPGAEGMKGAIKKAEEIVAENPKAFIPQQFKNPANPAIHRKTTAEEIWRDTDGKVDIFVGGVGTGGTITGVGEVLKQKNPNVKIVAVEPKDSPVLSGGKPGPHKIQGIGAGFVPDVFNKDVIDEIIPVSNEDAFATGRELARTEGLLVGISSGAAAYAATQLALRPENKGKTIVVLLPDTGERYLSTSLFEE, translated from the coding sequence ATGTCACGTATTGTAAAGAATTTAACCGAATTAATCGGTAACACTCCGCTGTTGGAATTTGACAACTACCGTAAGGCCAGAGGGTATGAGGCAGCTGTTATTGCCAAGTTGGAATATTTTAATCCCTTGGGCAGCGTGAAAGACCGGATCGGCTATGCCATGATCGCCGATGCGGAAGAAAAAGGCCTGCTTGACAAAGATACTTTAATTGTTGAACCTACCAGCGGCAATACCGGTGTAGGGCTGGCTTTTGTCGCAGCGGCTAAGGGCTACAAATTGGTGCTGACCATGCCGGAAACTATGAGTATTGAAAGAAGAAAGCTGCTTAAAGCGCTAGGTGCCGAACTTGTTTTAACGCCGGGCGCGGAAGGTATGAAGGGGGCTATTAAAAAGGCCGAAGAAATTGTGGCGGAAAACCCGAAGGCCTTTATTCCCCAGCAGTTTAAAAATCCGGCTAATCCGGCTATTCACCGCAAGACCACGGCTGAAGAAATTTGGCGCGATACCGACGGCAAGGTTGATATTTTTGTCGGCGGTGTAGGTACGGGCGGCACCATTACCGGTGTTGGCGAAGTATTGAAGCAAAAAAATCCTAACGTTAAAATTGTAGCGGTTGAACCGAAGGATTCGCCTGTTTTGTCGGGCGGTAAACCGGGACCCCATAAAATTCAGGGTATCGGCGCCGGGTTCGTGCCGGACGTGTTTAATAAAGACGTCATTGATGAAATTATTCCGGTAAGCAATGAGGATGCTTTTGCTACTGGCCGGGAACTGGCCAGAACCGAAGGCCTGCTGGTCGGTATTTCCAGTGGTGCGGCAGCTTATGCGGCAACTCAACTGGCTTTACGTCCGGAAAATAAAGGTAAAACCATTGTGGTGCTCTTGCCGGATACCGGTGAACGGTATCTGTCGACAAGTTTATTTGAAGAATAA
- a CDS encoding YezD family protein — protein MANTKKNASAVQQEVVPQSVMDQIEKVINSTLHGSVTLIVQDSRIIQIERVEKIRLC, from the coding sequence ATGGCAAATACAAAAAAGAACGCAAGTGCGGTGCAGCAAGAAGTTGTGCCCCAGTCGGTTATGGACCAAATTGAAAAGGTTATTAATAGCACATTGCACGGTTCAGTTACCTTAATCGTCCAGGACTCCCGTATTATCCAGATTGAGCGGGTCGAGAAAATTAGATTATGCTGA
- a CDS encoding YezD family protein produces MPAKKEAVSQEAANQAKSQALRKRIAEAVDGLKFGQVVIVIKDGKVTQLDRTEKQRFTGVEGIYGDGI; encoded by the coding sequence ATGCCTGCAAAAAAGGAAGCAGTTTCACAGGAGGCGGCCAATCAGGCTAAATCGCAGGCTTTGCGCAAACGGATCGCAGAGGCTGTGGACGGACTGAAATTTGGCCAGGTGGTCATTGTGATCAAGGACGGCAAGGTCACCCAGCTTGACCGGACCGAAAAACAGCGGTTTACCGGTGTTGAAGGGATTTATGGTGACGGAATATAA
- a CDS encoding homocysteine synthase, whose translation MALPENLKFDSVAVHGGQEPDPTTGSRAVPIYQTTSYNFRDSEHGANLFGLKEAGNIYTRIMNPTTDVFEKRVAALEGGVGALAFASGHAAISAAIFNIAQAGDEIISSSTLYGGTYNMFTYTLPRLGINVILVDPSDPENFRKAITPKTKAIYGETIGNPKIDVFNFKAVAAIAHENGIPLIIDSTFATPYLSRPIEFGADIVIHSATKFIGGHGSSMGGIVIDGGKFNWGNGKFPLLSDADPSYHGLSYTEALGEAAFITRLRIQVLRDLGAALSPFNSFLFLQGLETLHLRMERHSQNALAVAEFLESHEQVSWVSYPGLASHPDHELAKEYLAKGAGAILTFGIKGGLEAGKKFIDSLKLFSILANVGDAKSLVIHPASTTHSQLTSEQRAAAGAPDDMIRLSVGIEDAADIIADLEQALQAAK comes from the coding sequence ATGGCATTACCGGAAAACTTGAAATTTGACTCAGTGGCTGTCCACGGCGGACAAGAACCCGACCCAACCACAGGTTCCCGCGCGGTTCCGATTTATCAAACCACATCCTATAATTTTCGCGATAGCGAACATGGCGCCAATCTATTCGGTCTAAAGGAAGCGGGCAATATTTATACCCGTATCATGAATCCCACCACCGACGTATTTGAAAAACGGGTAGCGGCCTTGGAAGGCGGTGTTGGCGCTCTGGCCTTTGCTTCCGGCCATGCTGCTATCAGCGCGGCTATTTTCAACATTGCCCAGGCCGGTGATGAAATTATCAGCTCATCAACGCTGTACGGCGGTACCTACAATATGTTTACCTACACTCTGCCTCGTTTGGGTATTAACGTGATCTTAGTCGATCCCAGCGATCCGGAAAATTTCCGTAAAGCCATAACGCCGAAAACCAAGGCCATTTATGGTGAAACCATCGGCAACCCTAAAATTGACGTGTTTAATTTTAAAGCCGTAGCGGCTATTGCCCATGAAAATGGTATCCCCTTGATTATTGACAGTACCTTTGCCACGCCTTACCTGTCACGGCCGATTGAATTCGGTGCCGATATTGTTATTCACTCGGCTACCAAGTTTATCGGCGGTCATGGCAGTTCGATGGGCGGTATCGTAATTGACGGCGGTAAGTTCAACTGGGGCAACGGCAAGTTCCCGCTGCTCAGCGATGCCGATCCCAGTTATCACGGCCTGAGCTATACCGAGGCGTTAGGCGAAGCGGCATTCATTACCCGCCTGCGCATTCAGGTGTTGCGCGATTTAGGCGCTGCCCTAAGCCCGTTCAACAGCTTCCTATTCCTGCAGGGTCTGGAAACGCTGCATCTCAGAATGGAACGGCATAGCCAGAATGCTCTGGCAGTAGCTGAATTCCTGGAAAGTCATGAGCAGGTATCGTGGGTAAGCTATCCGGGCCTTGCCAGCCATCCGGATCATGAACTGGCCAAGGAGTACCTGGCGAAAGGGGCCGGTGCTATCTTAACCTTTGGCATTAAGGGCGGCCTGGAAGCGGGTAAGAAGTTCATTGACTCGCTCAAGCTTTTCTCTATTCTGGCCAATGTGGGCGATGCCAAGTCGCTGGTTATCCACCCGGCCAGCACTACCCATTCGCAGCTGACTTCGGAACAGCGGGCAGCGGCCGGCGCACCGGACGACATGATACGTCTCTCGGTTGGTATTGAAGATGCAGCGGATATTATTGCCGATCTGGAACAGGCCCTGCAAGCAGCTAAATAG
- a CDS encoding methyl-accepting chemotaxis protein: MRWFSSKGLQQLAEQTSQYAAGNIAGELKPEEYPKELQPLAGHIQAMAEMIRSFTQESQVASSQVMAAVKQVNKAIVNADTLGGKIHQETAGTQKLAASLLNGASQAKQEIEQVVQTAQTITQVAGGIHQDSIKTRHTAEQGCQAVLEASDAMTAIQQSSTRIEACIQNLTKMAREIDSFLGAIQGISTQTNLLSLNAAIEAARAGEHGRGFAVVAQEIQKLSEASATAASSANGLLAQIDEGVAAAAAAVEEGAKSVENGVKAMQEADGSLKEILAASSQIEDQLSEASAARQSQLAATTGASDTLNDMAQMCEQAALHIDEVVGSIADQERHLAETRNMGNLLAKVAKSLVDTTQKITLVTISPEMQNQIQRLKEQLTALAREQSLLSLEPAVHKTVLSGFLQTHANLEAIWSNNLEGEFIVSLPPAGIANAGSREWFQEAAEGKIYVSAAYVSAISHKPCVTIAVPISGAGGRIGVLGADVSVA, encoded by the coding sequence ATGCGGTGGTTTAGCAGCAAGGGGTTACAGCAATTAGCCGAACAGACGAGTCAATATGCAGCCGGGAATATAGCAGGCGAGTTAAAGCCGGAGGAGTATCCGAAGGAGCTGCAGCCACTGGCTGGGCATATTCAGGCCATGGCGGAGATGATCCGCAGCTTTACTCAGGAGTCGCAGGTGGCGTCCAGCCAGGTGATGGCCGCCGTAAAACAGGTTAACAAGGCCATTGTCAATGCCGATACGCTGGGCGGTAAGATTCATCAGGAGACTGCCGGCACGCAGAAGCTGGCCGCCAGTCTCCTGAACGGAGCCTCCCAGGCCAAACAGGAAATCGAACAGGTGGTCCAGACGGCGCAAACCATTACGCAGGTGGCCGGCGGTATTCATCAGGACAGCATTAAAACCAGGCATACCGCCGAGCAAGGCTGCCAGGCAGTGCTGGAGGCATCGGACGCGATGACAGCCATTCAGCAGTCCTCGACCAGAATTGAAGCCTGTATCCAGAATCTAACCAAAATGGCGCGGGAAATTGACAGTTTTCTGGGCGCCATTCAGGGAATATCCACGCAAACTAATCTCTTGTCCCTGAACGCCGCCATTGAGGCGGCCCGGGCCGGCGAGCACGGCCGGGGCTTCGCTGTGGTGGCCCAGGAAATACAGAAGCTGTCCGAAGCCAGTGCCACAGCCGCTTCATCGGCCAATGGCCTGTTGGCCCAAATTGACGAAGGCGTGGCTGCTGCCGCTGCCGCTGTCGAGGAAGGGGCTAAGTCGGTGGAAAACGGCGTCAAGGCGATGCAGGAAGCTGACGGCAGTCTGAAGGAAATCCTGGCGGCCAGCTCCCAAATTGAAGATCAACTGTCGGAAGCCAGCGCGGCCCGGCAATCACAGTTGGCCGCAACCACCGGCGCCTCGGATACGTTGAATGACATGGCCCAGATGTGCGAACAGGCGGCGCTCCATATTGATGAAGTGGTCGGTTCTATTGCCGATCAGGAGCGCCATCTGGCGGAAACACGCAACATGGGTAATTTGCTGGCCAAGGTCGCCAAGTCGTTGGTGGATACAACCCAGAAGATCACTTTGGTAACTATCAGCCCGGAGATGCAAAACCAGATTCAGCGTTTAAAGGAGCAGCTGACTGCCCTTGCCCGGGAACAGTCGCTGCTCAGTCTGGAGCCGGCCGTACATAAAACGGTGTTGTCCGGCTTTTTACAAACCCATGCTAACCTGGAAGCCATTTGGAGCAACAATCTGGAGGGCGAGTTTATTGTTTCCCTGCCACCGGCCGGCATTGCCAATGCCGGATCGCGGGAATGGTTCCAGGAAGCGGCGGAGGGAAAAATCTATGTGTCGGCTGCCTATGTGTCGGCCATATCCCACAAGCCCTGCGTCACCATCGCCGTGCCGATCAGCGGCGCCGGTGGCCGTATCGGTGTGCTGGGGGCCGATGTAAGTGTAGCCTGA
- the clpB gene encoding ATP-dependent chaperone ClpB: protein MNQEKYTQKAMAVLSAAQQICARYYHQEMTTRHVLLALLKEDDGMTAHLLKEAQVDTKLFQKQAEALLKQQPAVRGQESGLRMNTAMLRVLALAEEIAAHMQDEYISTEHMLMALADDGDSDVVDLCRKFGLHRSRLQQLVSAYRQGRRITGDNPDEAFKALEKYGRDLTALAREGKLDPVIGRDEQIRRVVEILSRRTKNNPVLIGEPGVGKTAIVEGLARRIVAGDVPESLKDKILYSLDLSSLVAGAKFRGEFEERLKNVLDEILQAEGRIVLFIDELHTVVGAGAAEGAMDAGNILKPMLARGELRCIGATTLNEYRAHIEKDTALERRFQPVMVGEPSVEDTISILRGLKERYEVHHGVKIKDAALIAAATLSDRYIADRFLPDKAIDLVDEAAAKLRTEIDSMPAELDEVSRRVLQLEIEEQALRKETEAAAHSRLAGIEAELRELRAQADSLRGQWDVEKQGIVKLRELKKQMEAVRTEMENAERAYDLNRLAELKYGRLPALEKELQQEEAALAQKRTQQVLLKEEVDEDDIAKIVSRWTGIPVSRMLAGEREKLAGLETILHQRVVGQDQAVQAVSEAIIRARAGIKDPNRPIGSFIFLGPTGVGKTELAKTLAEVLFDDERSLIRIDMSEYMEKHAVARLIGAPPGYVGYDEGGQLTEAVRRRPYSVLLLDEIEKAHPDVFNVLLQILDDGRLTDSKGRTVDFKNTIIIMTSNLGSAEILKKEGAAAQEAVFTILKSYFRPEFLNRIDDIIVFKALTPKEVRSIAGLLLQNLKQRLQKQLNLTLEWDEDVEALLAREGYDPAFGARPLKRLISRTVETELGKKIVTGQIPEEGTVQLSVVDGKLTVEGR, encoded by the coding sequence ATGAATCAGGAAAAATATACGCAGAAGGCGATGGCTGTTCTGTCGGCCGCGCAGCAGATCTGCGCCCGGTATTATCACCAGGAAATGACGACAAGACATGTATTGCTGGCCTTGCTTAAAGAAGATGACGGCATGACCGCGCACCTCCTTAAGGAAGCGCAGGTGGACACAAAGCTTTTTCAAAAACAGGCGGAAGCCTTGCTTAAACAACAGCCTGCCGTTCGCGGCCAGGAAAGCGGGCTCAGGATGAATACAGCCATGCTCCGCGTACTGGCTTTGGCTGAGGAGATCGCGGCCCATATGCAGGATGAATATATTAGCACCGAACATATGCTGATGGCGCTGGCCGATGACGGCGACAGCGATGTGGTGGATTTGTGCCGGAAGTTCGGCCTGCACCGCAGCCGTTTGCAGCAGTTGGTCAGTGCTTACCGTCAGGGCCGGCGCATTACCGGTGATAATCCGGACGAGGCGTTCAAGGCGCTGGAGAAATACGGCCGGGATTTGACGGCGCTGGCGCGGGAAGGAAAACTGGACCCGGTGATCGGCCGCGACGAGCAGATCCGGCGGGTGGTGGAAATTCTCTCGCGGCGCACCAAAAATAACCCGGTGCTTATCGGGGAGCCCGGTGTCGGCAAAACAGCCATTGTGGAGGGGCTGGCCCGGCGGATTGTGGCCGGCGATGTGCCGGAAAGCTTAAAGGACAAAATCCTGTACTCGCTGGATTTAAGCTCCCTGGTGGCCGGTGCGAAATTTCGCGGTGAATTTGAGGAACGTCTGAAGAATGTGCTGGATGAAATTTTACAGGCCGAGGGCCGTATCGTCCTGTTTATTGATGAACTGCACACCGTGGTGGGAGCCGGCGCCGCCGAAGGCGCCATGGATGCCGGCAATATTTTAAAACCCATGCTGGCCAGAGGGGAACTGCGCTGTATCGGGGCTACGACACTGAATGAATACCGCGCCCATATCGAAAAGGATACGGCCCTGGAACGGCGCTTCCAGCCGGTCATGGTCGGCGAACCTTCGGTGGAAGATACCATCTCCATTTTGCGGGGCTTAAAGGAACGCTATGAGGTCCACCACGGGGTGAAGATCAAGGACGCGGCCCTGATTGCGGCGGCGACGCTGTCGGACCGTTATATTGCCGACCGGTTTTTGCCCGATAAGGCCATTGACCTGGTTGACGAAGCGGCGGCCAAGCTGCGCACCGAAATTGATTCCATGCCGGCCGAACTGGACGAAGTATCCCGCCGGGTGCTGCAACTGGAGATTGAGGAACAGGCCCTGCGCAAGGAGACGGAAGCAGCGGCTCACAGCCGGCTGGCCGGTATCGAGGCGGAGCTGCGAGAACTGCGGGCTCAGGCCGACAGCCTGCGCGGCCAGTGGGATGTGGAAAAGCAGGGCATTGTCAAGCTGCGGGAACTGAAAAAGCAAATGGAAGCCGTGCGGACAGAAATGGAAAATGCCGAACGGGCCTATGATTTGAACCGGCTGGCCGAGCTGAAATACGGCCGGTTGCCGGCGCTGGAAAAGGAGTTGCAGCAGGAAGAAGCTGCGCTGGCGCAGAAACGGACCCAGCAGGTGTTGCTCAAAGAAGAAGTGGACGAAGACGATATCGCTAAAATCGTCAGCCGCTGGACCGGCATTCCGGTCAGCCGCATGCTGGCCGGCGAACGGGAGAAACTGGCCGGTCTGGAAACCATTCTCCATCAGCGGGTAGTCGGCCAGGATCAGGCGGTGCAAGCTGTCAGCGAGGCCATTATCCGGGCCCGGGCCGGCATCAAGGACCCCAACCGTCCGATTGGTTCTTTCATCTTCCTGGGACCGACCGGCGTTGGGAAAACCGAGCTGGCCAAGACGCTGGCCGAGGTGCTGTTCGATGACGAACGCAGTTTAATCCGGATTGACATGAGCGAGTATATGGAAAAACATGCCGTGGCCCGTCTGATCGGCGCACCGCCCGGCTATGTCGGCTACGACGAGGGCGGCCAGTTGACCGAGGCAGTACGGCGGCGTCCCTACAGTGTGCTGCTGCTCGATGAAATCGAAAAGGCCCATCCTGATGTCTTTAACGTGTTGCTGCAAATCCTGGACGACGGCCGCTTGACCGACAGCAAGGGACGGACGGTCGACTTTAAGAATACCATCATTATTATGACCTCCAACCTGGGGTCGGCGGAAATCCTGAAAAAAGAAGGCGCCGCTGCGCAGGAAGCCGTCTTTACCATTCTGAAAAGCTATTTCCGGCCCGAATTTTTAAACCGCATTGACGACATCATCGTCTTTAAGGCGTTAACGCCGAAGGAAGTCCGGTCCATTGCCGGCCTGCTGCTGCAGAATCTAAAGCAGCGGCTGCAAAAACAACTTAACCTTACCCTGGAGTGGGACGAAGACGTTGAAGCGCTGCTTGCCCGGGAAGGCTACGACCCGGCCTTCGGTGCCCGACCCTTGAAACGGCTGATCAGCCGTACAGTAGAAACTGAACTGGGCAAGAAAATCGTCACCGGCCAGATTCCCGAAGAAGGAACGGTGCAACTGTCGGTGGTTGACGGGAAGCTGACAGTTGAGGGCAGGTAA
- a CDS encoding ShlB/FhaC/HecB family hemolysin secretion/activation protein, with protein MKRHSKIGLLLLSLFLMHQAGFAQPSDDELRRQEEFLQKQEHSIAAKESIEEQRKRTQAPMERLRKESSGLKKIDLPQESPSFYIRTIQLRGAYADKFLWVQKYLQQYQNQKIGIQGINLVTKQINEALVDKGYVTTRVYVKEQDISTGTLFVDLAAGTLGEIRFSDPAVPGTWKNAFSARPGDLLNIRDLEQGLEQMKRVPSQDVAIKIEPAAIAGQSNIVLTVTRKKPWKLITSLDDSGTESTGKLQGTASLELDNLFAVNDIINISVNQDAVRDGEIKGTRASSFYYSIPSGKDTLTFSGSRYSYHQTVRTAVVPFLQSGETGNLQFTVTHLLSRDQTRKTNMEVGLIKKSRRSFIDDTEVTVQRQDTTALRLGLTQRQYVGNTVLDAAVRYQKGIPCLGARDGVTDHVPGQASTRYQMLLADFAMDSPLQIGHLKSSYNLHIRGQRTDDLTYGSEFFSIGGRYTVRGFDGEQTLSAENGLTVQNEIRLPVNKNNQLYLAIDYGKIQGPSAEAALGKELWGSAVGIRGNLKKIQYDAFIGWPLKKPDGFQTSKQACGFQILMEL; from the coding sequence ATGAAGCGACATAGTAAGATAGGGCTGCTGTTGCTTTCTCTTTTTCTGATGCATCAGGCTGGTTTTGCTCAGCCTAGCGATGATGAGTTAAGGCGGCAGGAAGAGTTTTTGCAAAAACAGGAACACTCTATTGCGGCAAAAGAGTCAATCGAAGAACAGCGTAAACGGACTCAAGCGCCGATGGAAAGGCTAAGAAAAGAAAGCTCGGGGTTGAAAAAGATTGATTTGCCGCAAGAATCGCCCAGCTTTTATATTAGAACCATTCAATTGAGAGGCGCTTATGCGGATAAATTCCTCTGGGTTCAAAAATATTTGCAGCAGTACCAAAATCAGAAAATTGGTATTCAGGGAATTAACTTGGTGACAAAACAAATTAATGAGGCACTTGTCGATAAAGGCTATGTTACTACCCGGGTCTATGTGAAGGAACAGGATATCTCTACAGGAACCTTATTTGTTGACCTTGCCGCCGGGACGCTTGGCGAAATCCGTTTTTCCGATCCTGCAGTGCCGGGAACCTGGAAAAACGCTTTCTCCGCCCGTCCCGGTGATTTATTGAATATCCGTGATTTGGAACAGGGCTTGGAACAAATGAAAAGAGTACCCTCTCAGGACGTGGCTATTAAGATTGAACCGGCAGCTATTGCCGGACAGAGTAACATTGTTCTGACTGTGACCCGGAAGAAGCCCTGGAAGCTCATTACCTCCCTTGACGACTCCGGCACGGAAAGCACCGGTAAGCTGCAAGGGACGGCATCGCTGGAACTGGATAACCTGTTTGCGGTCAATGATATCATCAATATTTCCGTAAATCAGGATGCTGTCAGGGACGGTGAAATCAAGGGGACAAGAGCCAGCAGCTTTTATTATTCCATACCCTCCGGTAAGGACACGTTAACGTTCAGCGGGAGCCGCTATTCTTATCACCAAACAGTGCGTACGGCAGTAGTCCCTTTTTTGCAGTCAGGAGAAACGGGAAATTTGCAGTTTACGGTGACGCATCTGTTAAGTCGTGACCAGACCAGAAAAACCAATATGGAAGTTGGCCTGATCAAAAAAAGCAGACGAAGTTTTATTGATGATACGGAGGTTACGGTGCAGCGGCAGGATACGACAGCACTGCGTTTGGGGCTCACCCAACGGCAATATGTCGGCAACACGGTGCTGGATGCGGCTGTGCGGTATCAAAAAGGAATTCCCTGTCTCGGGGCGAGAGATGGTGTGACCGATCATGTGCCCGGTCAAGCGTCAACCCGCTATCAAATGCTGTTAGCTGATTTTGCTATGGACAGTCCGCTGCAAATCGGTCATCTGAAAAGCTCGTATAATTTACATATCCGGGGCCAAAGAACAGATGATTTGACGTATGGTTCGGAATTTTTCAGCATTGGCGGACGATATACGGTTAGAGGTTTTGATGGGGAGCAGACCTTGTCGGCAGAGAATGGACTGACTGTGCAAAATGAGATCAGACTGCCGGTGAACAAAAACAATCAGCTCTATTTGGCCATTGATTATGGAAAGATACAGGGACCTTCGGCGGAAGCTGCCTTGGGCAAGGAACTCTGGGGCAGTGCGGTCGGTATCAGAGGCAACCTGAAAAAAATTCAATATGATGCCTTTATCGGCTGGCCTCTGAAAAAGCCCGATGGTTTCCAAACATCCAAGCAGGCCTGCGGCTTTCAGATATTAATGGAGCTATAA